In Teredinibacter franksiae, a single genomic region encodes these proteins:
- a CDS encoding heme ABC transporter ATP-binding protein: MCILESKKLTVTVDKLVLVRDIDLKIHAGEIHAVVGPNGAGKTSLLNAIIGDIPTYSGELLLCGHRPSWNITEQAKSVAVLPQLSLLNFPYTVAEVVALGRTPHSTGFRLDQQIVREAMLAMDISHLSGRLYTQLSGGEKQRTQLARVMTQIWREEDASQRLLLLDEPTSALDLGHQQQLMEAVQRFAAEGVAIFMVVHDINIAARYADHTLALLQGSTIAQGNTQEILTEPLLKKLFSADLRLVKHPETGKVHVIA, encoded by the coding sequence ATGTGCATTCTCGAGTCAAAAAAATTAACCGTAACAGTAGATAAGCTAGTACTCGTAAGAGACATCGACCTTAAAATTCATGCTGGCGAAATCCACGCTGTGGTTGGGCCTAATGGTGCAGGTAAAACATCACTTTTAAACGCAATTATTGGTGATATCCCTACGTATAGCGGCGAGCTGCTTCTCTGTGGCCATAGGCCCAGTTGGAATATAACTGAGCAGGCAAAATCGGTAGCGGTATTACCCCAGCTAAGCCTATTGAATTTTCCTTATACCGTTGCTGAAGTAGTGGCTTTGGGGCGCACACCCCACAGTACTGGGTTCAGGCTTGATCAACAAATCGTGCGCGAAGCTATGTTGGCGATGGACATTAGTCATTTGTCTGGCCGGCTATACACACAATTATCGGGTGGCGAAAAACAGCGTACGCAACTAGCACGCGTTATGACGCAAATCTGGCGTGAAGAGGATGCATCGCAACGGCTGTTACTCCTAGATGAGCCCACGTCTGCCCTCGACCTAGGTCATCAGCAGCAATTAATGGAGGCTGTCCAGCGCTTTGCTGCAGAAGGTGTAGCCATATTTATGGTTGTACACGATATAAATATTGCTGCCCGCTACGCCGATCATACACTTGCACTATTGCAGGGGAGCACCATAGCCCAGGGAAATACCCAAGAAATTCTGACCGAGCCGTTATTAAAAAAATTATTCAGTGCTGACTTGCGTCTAGTAAAGCACCCCGAGACAGGAAAGGTTCACGTAATCGCATGA
- a CDS encoding cobalamin-binding protein, whose translation MKCIVAVLLVLAAFPSSASIVVKDYLGRDVRLEKPARRIVALAPHIVENIFEAGAGEYLVGAVDYCDYPEQAKSVKRVGAISRYSLEAIVALKPDLVLIWHSGHGGRVLSKLETLEIPVYASDPHTLEDVPRSIRDYGTLTGQSTYAEKSASRYEIRHQNLKRAYSTKPMVSTLYQVWNDPIQTLNDKHIISDVIRLCGGQNTFGDSPSLAPKISIESVIMRNPDVIIASGMGEQRPDWLGMWGKWTSLNAVQRNNLFFIPPDIIQRHTVRILEGAQMMCEHLEVARTRK comes from the coding sequence ATGAAATGTATTGTCGCTGTTTTATTAGTTCTCGCCGCTTTCCCTTCAAGTGCCAGTATTGTGGTAAAAGATTACCTCGGCCGAGACGTTCGCCTAGAGAAACCCGCACGGCGCATCGTCGCACTTGCCCCTCACATTGTTGAAAATATTTTTGAGGCCGGTGCGGGCGAGTATCTGGTTGGCGCCGTTGATTATTGCGATTACCCCGAGCAAGCCAAGAGCGTGAAACGCGTTGGTGCGATCAGTCGTTATAGCCTGGAGGCAATCGTTGCGTTAAAGCCAGACTTAGTACTTATTTGGCATTCCGGCCACGGTGGACGCGTATTAAGCAAGCTGGAAACACTGGAGATACCCGTGTACGCAAGCGACCCACACACTTTAGAAGATGTTCCACGCTCGATTCGCGACTATGGCACATTAACTGGCCAGTCTACGTACGCTGAAAAATCCGCGTCTCGCTACGAAATACGTCATCAAAACCTTAAACGAGCTTACAGTACGAAACCGATGGTATCGACCCTATACCAAGTATGGAATGACCCAATACAAACCCTGAACGATAAGCACATTATTAGTGATGTTATTCGTTTGTGTGGTGGCCAAAATACTTTTGGTGACTCCCCTTCCCTAGCGCCAAAAATTTCTATCGAATCCGTTATTATGCGTAATCCAGACGTCATAATTGCCAGCGGCATGGGTGAGCAGCGCCCCGATTGGCTCGGCATGTGGGGAAAGTGGACTAGCCTGAACGCTGTTCAACGCAACAACCTTTTTTTTATTCCTCCGGATATTATTCAACGTCACACGGTTAGAATTCTTGAAGGGGCGCAGATGATGTGTGAACACCTTGAAGTGGCCCGCACAAGAAAATAG
- a CDS encoding HupE/UreJ family protein has product MLRLILLVLITSLSSTAFAHGMSVEDQARILNASFFEYMQLGATHMLSGYDHLLFLLGVVFFLTQFKDILKFITAFTIGHSITLVFATLLEIKANYYLIDAVIALTVCYKAFDNLDGFKRYFQVRSPNLTWMVFAFGLIHGFGLSTRLQQLPLGSDDLVLKILSFNVGVEVGQIIALSVMLLVLSGWRQTQSFSHFSKGANIGLMLLGGLLLLMQLHGYQHSRFPDDFPLNADDHSHIHEDMEVNASPLTNYPRTLNFKADHSQANEEKALDEHSHDGENLHSH; this is encoded by the coding sequence ATGCTTAGGCTTATTTTACTCGTTTTAATCACCAGCCTGAGTAGCACGGCTTTTGCCCATGGCATGTCTGTAGAAGATCAAGCGCGTATTCTTAACGCTAGCTTCTTTGAGTATATGCAGCTCGGCGCAACCCATATGCTATCGGGATACGATCATTTATTGTTTTTGCTTGGGGTGGTTTTTTTCCTAACCCAATTTAAAGACATCCTAAAATTCATTACCGCCTTTACCATTGGCCATTCGATAACGCTTGTTTTCGCAACATTGCTGGAGATAAAGGCCAATTACTATCTAATAGATGCGGTTATAGCGTTGACTGTTTGCTATAAAGCTTTCGATAATTTAGATGGCTTTAAACGGTATTTTCAAGTGCGATCACCCAATTTAACCTGGATGGTATTTGCTTTTGGGTTGATTCACGGCTTTGGTTTATCTACACGTTTACAACAATTACCGCTCGGTAGTGATGATTTAGTGTTAAAAATTCTTTCCTTTAACGTCGGCGTAGAGGTTGGCCAAATCATCGCTTTGAGTGTAATGTTGTTGGTACTTTCAGGGTGGAGACAAACACAATCCTTCTCTCACTTCAGTAAGGGCGCCAATATCGGGCTGATGCTACTAGGCGGGCTATTATTACTTATGCAACTGCATGGCTACCAACACTCGCGATTTCCCGATGATTTCCCCCTAAACGCCGATGACCATTCTCATATTCACGAAGATATGGAGGTTAATGCATCGCCGCTAACCAACTACCCAAGGACGTTGAATTTTAAAGCAGATCATTCGCAAGCTAATGAAGAGAAAGCCCTTGATGAGCATTCACACGACGGCGAAAACCTGCACTCCCACTAA
- a CDS encoding DUF6488 family protein, with protein MKAYIPFFLSLVLLVSTQVFAHSDHTHPDLTEVQAISLAADVAKQLSEKDVGLAIGKIPESWASVPNDNIAIHIKGNGYYIIAVGNKIEKQTLYVLMSSGGDVYDANFSGEFKGLE; from the coding sequence ATGAAGGCATATATACCGTTTTTTTTATCGTTAGTATTACTGGTTAGTACGCAAGTATTTGCCCATAGCGATCACACGCATCCAGACCTTACAGAAGTACAGGCTATATCTTTAGCCGCCGATGTTGCAAAGCAATTGTCAGAAAAGGATGTTGGTTTGGCGATAGGGAAAATACCTGAAAGCTGGGCTTCCGTTCCAAACGATAATATCGCAATACATATAAAAGGTAATGGGTATTACATTATAGCCGTTGGTAATAAAATTGAAAAACAGACGCTCTACGTACTGATGTCATCCGGTGGCGATGTCTACGATGCAAATTTCTCAGGTGAATTCAAGGGGCTTGAATAA
- a CDS encoding cobyric acid synthase, giving the protein MTPGTLMVQGTTSDAGKSTLVAALGRVLVRRGLSVAPFKPQNMALNSAVGEDGGELGRAQALQALACRVTAHTDMNPVLIKPSSDIGAQIIVQGKVLGNMNADTYHAYKPTVKAAVFDSFQRLLKQYDAIVIEGAGSPAEINLRQGDIANMGFAEEADCPVIIIADIDKGGVFAHLVGTLELLSPSEQARVKGFVINKFRGDIHLLNPGLAWLTKRTGRPVLGVLPYIQDFYIDAEDAISTQQIADTAEQPFTIVVPVFPRISNHTDFDPLRLHPRVNLQFVSLSQPPPPCDLIILPGSKNVRADVTVLLNSAWPAALRKHLRYGGKLIGICGGFQMLGSQICDPLAIEGPAGTTAALGLLPVSTELAPAKSLLKKTGSLQLDNKKAVANGYEIHHGISHAQTPLRPAVFFNDESTDGYISDDNQIFGTYLHGILDEPEAGALILNWAGLTTSEVVDIDQLRESQLERLADIAEEHLDIDSILSLLNSDTDTAKAATEGRCS; this is encoded by the coding sequence ATGACCCCCGGCACACTCATGGTACAAGGCACCACATCGGATGCGGGCAAAAGTACGCTTGTCGCAGCCCTTGGCCGAGTACTTGTGCGCCGAGGTTTAAGTGTGGCGCCCTTTAAACCGCAAAATATGGCCCTTAACAGTGCCGTAGGTGAAGACGGTGGCGAATTGGGTCGCGCTCAAGCCTTACAGGCGTTAGCCTGTCGCGTAACGGCCCACACCGATATGAACCCGGTGCTTATTAAGCCATCTAGTGATATTGGAGCGCAAATTATCGTGCAGGGTAAGGTGTTAGGCAACATGAATGCCGACACCTACCATGCGTATAAACCGACGGTAAAAGCGGCGGTTTTTGACTCGTTTCAGCGCTTACTTAAGCAGTATGATGCAATCGTCATCGAAGGCGCAGGCAGCCCCGCCGAAATAAACCTTCGCCAAGGCGATATTGCCAATATGGGCTTCGCCGAGGAGGCCGACTGCCCCGTTATTATTATTGCGGATATCGATAAGGGAGGGGTTTTTGCCCACCTGGTGGGCACATTGGAACTACTGTCTCCCTCGGAGCAAGCGCGTGTAAAAGGCTTTGTGATCAATAAATTTCGTGGTGACATACATTTACTTAACCCGGGTCTCGCTTGGTTAACCAAGCGAACCGGAAGACCGGTGTTGGGTGTACTGCCCTATATTCAAGATTTTTATATCGATGCAGAAGACGCTATTTCTACCCAGCAGATTGCTGATACAGCAGAACAACCTTTTACCATTGTGGTACCTGTTTTTCCGCGCATCAGTAACCATACTGATTTCGATCCGTTACGCTTACATCCGCGCGTTAACTTACAGTTTGTTTCGCTGTCACAACCCCCTCCCCCGTGTGACCTAATTATTTTACCGGGCAGTAAAAATGTGCGAGCCGATGTGACGGTATTGCTAAACAGTGCATGGCCAGCCGCACTGCGCAAACACCTGCGCTATGGCGGCAAGTTAATAGGCATCTGTGGTGGGTTTCAAATGTTAGGTAGCCAAATTTGTGACCCTCTCGCTATCGAGGGCCCAGCGGGTACAACGGCAGCCCTTGGCCTACTACCGGTATCTACTGAGCTTGCGCCTGCTAAGTCGTTACTCAAAAAAACAGGTTCGTTGCAACTGGATAACAAAAAAGCCGTCGCCAACGGATATGAAATTCACCATGGAATCAGTCACGCACAGACCCCTTTGCGCCCAGCCGTGTTCTTCAACGACGAGAGTACCGACGGCTATATAAGTGATGACAATCAAATTTTCGGCACCTATCTCCACGGCATTTTAGACGAACCCGAAGCGGGTGCATTAATTCTAAACTGGGCAGGACTGACCACTAGCGAAGTTGTTGATATAGACCAGCTGCGAGAAAGCCAACTGGAACGACTTGCCGATATTGCCGAAGAGCACCTGGATATTGACAGTATTCTCTCACTGCTCAACTCAGACACCGATACAGCCAAAGCCGCAACAGAGGGAAGGTGCAGCTAA
- a CDS encoding histidine phosphatase family protein — translation MNTTMTATYIDILRHSECEGGHIFRGKTDVALLPKGLQDMQDRIAALDQSWDCIISSPLVRCREYAEHLHAQTGTTLIIEPRIQEMSFGDWEGVKIDQLIASANLSFLKWQQNPANHSPPGGEPLADVKVRLEQFFIDLMENHAGKQVLLVTHGGVIRVLLSYLLNMPLQYATCFDVPYACFSRVGVFDDEKNRVIKLLAHNLTG, via the coding sequence ATGAACACCACCATGACCGCGACTTACATCGATATCCTCCGACACAGTGAATGTGAAGGCGGCCATATTTTTCGCGGTAAAACCGATGTTGCCCTGTTACCAAAGGGCCTGCAAGATATGCAGGACCGTATAGCCGCATTAGACCAAAGCTGGGACTGCATCATAAGTTCCCCACTCGTCCGTTGCCGTGAATATGCAGAGCATTTACACGCACAAACAGGCACCACCTTAATTATTGAACCACGTATACAAGAAATGTCGTTTGGTGATTGGGAAGGCGTTAAAATTGATCAACTTATTGCGTCAGCGAACCTATCATTTTTAAAATGGCAACAAAACCCAGCTAATCATTCACCTCCAGGGGGCGAACCGTTAGCTGATGTTAAAGTGCGTCTCGAACAATTTTTCATAGACCTAATGGAGAACCATGCAGGTAAACAGGTTCTGCTCGTTACCCACGGCGGTGTTATTCGCGTGCTCCTTAGTTATTTATTGAATATGCCACTACAATACGCTACTTGTTTCGATGTACCTTACGCCTGTTTTTCTCGCGTAGGCGTATTTGACGATGAAAAAAATAGAGTGATTAAACTGCTAGCGCACAACTTAACAGGTTAA
- a CDS encoding polyhydroxyalkanoate depolymerase, which yields MLYHAYEINHAAMAPLREAIEANKRLLESPYNPASYTWLGKTASAACDLFESATRRYAKPTWDLHTATINGVNVPIKERVVWEKPFCRMLHFERPATELQKAQKKAKAEPRVLLVAPLSGHYATLLRGTVEAFLPEHEVYVSDWADAREVPLSRGRFDLNDYIDYIIEMLEVLGPDAHIISICQPGPPVLAAISIMSEREHDSLPATMTFMGSPIDTRLSPTLPNRVAMEHSYEWFKENMIYTVPWPNKGVMRKVYPGFLQLSGFITMNQGRHAMAHRKYFEHLVEGDCDSAQKHRNFYDEYLAVLDLTEEFYLQTIRDIFQQHKLPKGEFYHRGKRVDPKKITQVGLMTIEGEKDDISGIGQTQVAHSLCPNIPEESQLDYIQPGVGHYGVFSGSTFRAEVKPKMQAFMRKHFDEKKEAHFQNSNEYLVRSLDD from the coding sequence ATGCTCTACCACGCCTACGAAATTAATCACGCCGCCATGGCCCCTTTACGAGAGGCCATTGAAGCGAATAAACGCTTGCTAGAATCCCCCTACAACCCTGCATCCTACACTTGGCTTGGCAAAACGGCCTCTGCTGCCTGTGACCTTTTTGAATCTGCAACCCGGCGATATGCAAAGCCAACCTGGGACTTACATACCGCAACGATTAACGGGGTTAATGTACCCATAAAGGAGCGTGTCGTCTGGGAAAAGCCATTCTGTAGAATGCTCCATTTTGAACGGCCGGCTACAGAACTGCAAAAAGCCCAAAAGAAGGCCAAGGCAGAGCCTCGTGTGCTACTGGTAGCACCGCTTTCCGGGCACTATGCGACCTTACTGCGGGGCACCGTTGAGGCATTTCTACCGGAGCATGAAGTCTATGTCAGCGATTGGGCCGACGCGCGAGAAGTCCCCTTAAGCCGGGGTCGGTTCGACCTAAATGACTACATCGATTACATTATTGAAATGCTTGAAGTGCTAGGGCCAGATGCCCATATTATAAGTATATGCCAGCCTGGCCCACCGGTATTGGCGGCAATTTCGATTATGTCTGAACGGGAGCATGACAGCTTACCGGCGACTATGACTTTTATGGGGTCTCCAATCGATACACGGCTGTCGCCCACATTACCCAATCGTGTTGCCATGGAACATAGTTACGAGTGGTTCAAAGAAAACATGATTTATACGGTTCCTTGGCCTAATAAGGGCGTAATGCGCAAGGTGTACCCAGGCTTTTTACAACTAAGCGGCTTTATCACCATGAACCAGGGCCGGCATGCCATGGCCCACCGCAAATATTTTGAGCATCTCGTCGAAGGTGATTGTGACAGCGCACAAAAGCACCGTAATTTTTACGATGAATACCTCGCGGTACTGGATTTAACCGAAGAATTCTATCTGCAAACGATACGGGACATTTTCCAACAACATAAATTACCCAAAGGTGAGTTTTATCATCGTGGTAAGCGTGTGGACCCTAAAAAGATAACCCAAGTGGGTTTGATGACCATCGAGGGTGAAAAGGACGATATTTCAGGTATTGGCCAAACTCAGGTAGCCCACAGTTTGTGTCCCAACATTCCAGAAGAAAGCCAATTAGATTACATTCAGCCTGGAGTAGGTCATTACGGTGTCTTCAGCGGTTCTACCTTCCGCGCAGAAGTTAAGCCAAAAATGCAGGCGTTCATGCGTAAACATTTTGATGAAAAAAAGGAAGCGCACTTTCAAAATTCGAATGAATATTTAGTCCGTAGCCTTGACGATTAA
- the cobO gene encoding cob(I)yrinic acid a,c-diamide adenosyltransferase yields the protein MTDSHKNDKHKAAMEKQKTKVDNNIERADEERGVALLLTGNGKGKSSSAFGMVMRALGYGQKVAVIQFIKGEQLSGEEIYLREKCPEVAFYQMGTGFTWNTQDRSGDIAAAEKTWAFAKPLLQDPSIDLVVLDEITYMLAYKYLDEDEVVTTINQRPREQSVVVTGRGGGTALRDVVDTVSEVKDIKHAFTSGIKARKGVDF from the coding sequence ATGACCGATTCGCACAAAAACGATAAGCACAAAGCCGCTATGGAAAAGCAAAAAACCAAGGTGGACAACAATATTGAACGTGCTGACGAGGAACGTGGTGTTGCCCTTCTGCTTACCGGAAATGGCAAAGGTAAATCCAGCTCAGCTTTTGGCATGGTAATGCGAGCCTTAGGTTATGGTCAAAAAGTGGCTGTTATTCAATTTATAAAGGGCGAACAATTATCCGGTGAAGAAATATATTTACGCGAGAAATGCCCTGAGGTCGCCTTCTATCAAATGGGCACGGGTTTTACTTGGAACACTCAAGACCGGAGCGGTGATATTGCTGCCGCCGAAAAAACCTGGGCCTTTGCTAAACCCTTACTGCAAGACCCCAGTATAGATTTGGTCGTACTCGACGAAATTACCTATATGCTAGCCTATAAATATCTCGATGAAGACGAAGTGGTAACAACAATCAACCAGCGGCCTAGAGAGCAAAGTGTTGTGGTAACCGGCCGCGGTGGTGGTACAGCACTACGTGATGTTGTCGATACCGTTTCTGAAGTTAAAGATATTAAGCACGCATTTACCTCCGGGATAAAAGCCCGTAAAGGCGTTGATTTTTAG
- a CDS encoding adenosylcobinamide-GDP ribazoletransferase codes for MTFFQPLLIALALLTRIPVPEKYFPSKTDTALLQKSVLWYPVVGLILAGGISLIPLLLANQLPSLLTAALTVVIWVLLTGALHLDGLSDCVDASYAGHKNPDVIDTVLKDPHTGTMGIVAICLTLIVKVCLLHALLGSQTLVISGLFIALMWSRFLAVVYILVTPYARETGASAGLRIKGYRYFIIIMGLVLVVSTVFVTTLAIVLALVSTLGLWLLWWRHQWIKKIGGYTGDCVGALIEIAELVTLLVAVLVL; via the coding sequence ATGACTTTCTTCCAACCACTTTTGATTGCTCTTGCGTTACTCACGCGCATCCCCGTTCCAGAAAAATATTTTCCATCGAAAACAGACACCGCACTATTACAAAAATCAGTGCTCTGGTACCCCGTAGTCGGTCTAATATTGGCTGGCGGCATCTCCTTGATACCGCTGCTATTAGCTAACCAACTTCCGTCTTTACTAACGGCAGCTTTAACCGTGGTGATTTGGGTGCTATTAACAGGCGCTTTACACCTTGATGGCTTATCAGACTGTGTTGACGCCAGTTATGCTGGGCACAAAAACCCCGATGTTATCGATACCGTACTGAAAGACCCCCATACGGGCACAATGGGTATAGTCGCTATATGCCTCACGCTTATTGTAAAAGTCTGTTTACTACACGCACTTTTGGGTTCACAAACGCTGGTTATTAGCGGATTATTTATTGCTCTAATGTGGTCACGTTTTCTCGCCGTCGTATACATACTGGTTACCCCATACGCCAGAGAAACGGGTGCTTCGGCGGGTCTGCGAATAAAAGGCTATCGCTATTTCATAATTATTATGGGGCTAGTACTTGTTGTCAGTACTGTATTCGTCACTACCCTAGCCATTGTGCTTGCACTTGTGTCCACCCTTGGCCTATGGCTATTGTGGTGGCGGCATCAATGGATAAAAAAAATAGGCGGTTACACCGGTGATTGCGTGGGTGCACTGATAGAAATTGCAGAGTTAGTCACCTTGCTTGTTGCCGTACTGGTATTGTGA
- the cobT gene encoding nicotinate-nucleotide--dimethylbenzimidazole phosphoribosyltransferase yields MNDNTKWHRQPAAIIDKNSRAQAAGYQNTLTKPPGSLGELESIAISFCGYQGRVKPQLNKVNVRVFAGDHGVCAQGVSAFPQIVTTQMIENFIRGGAAISILSKQMGADFKVLNMGTAHKLISTDGVEDCAIAPCTNDFTQGAAMSEQQCMTAMASGRDSVTDCDLFIGGEMGIGNTTSASALFSALLTLTPEITVGPGTGVDTKTLQHKCTVVRKALEVNHINADDPLEALRCLGGFEIAALTGAYIGAAQKGIPVLVDGFITTAAALIACRLNPSVSDWLIFAHQSAEPAHALVLESLYAKPLLNLGLRLGEGSGAAVAVPLIKSALALHNQMATFDAAGVSDA; encoded by the coding sequence ATGAATGACAATACTAAGTGGCACAGGCAGCCTGCTGCCATAATTGACAAAAATAGTCGAGCGCAAGCTGCAGGGTATCAGAATACGCTCACGAAACCGCCGGGTTCACTTGGCGAACTTGAATCAATAGCTATTTCATTTTGTGGCTACCAGGGCCGCGTAAAACCGCAATTGAATAAGGTCAATGTGCGTGTATTTGCAGGTGATCATGGGGTATGCGCCCAAGGCGTCTCCGCTTTCCCTCAAATTGTAACAACGCAAATGATAGAAAATTTTATCCGCGGTGGTGCGGCTATCAGTATTTTGTCTAAACAGATGGGGGCCGACTTTAAAGTCCTTAATATGGGCACTGCACACAAGCTAATTAGCACTGATGGCGTTGAAGACTGTGCGATTGCACCCTGTACAAACGATTTCACCCAAGGTGCCGCGATGAGCGAGCAGCAATGCATGACCGCTATGGCTTCTGGGCGCGACAGCGTTACTGATTGCGATCTGTTTATAGGCGGCGAAATGGGCATTGGCAATACCACATCGGCTTCAGCACTGTTCAGCGCTTTATTAACACTTACACCGGAGATAACCGTAGGCCCCGGAACAGGGGTAGACACCAAGACATTGCAGCATAAGTGCACGGTTGTGCGTAAAGCGCTTGAGGTTAACCACATCAACGCTGACGATCCGCTTGAAGCCTTACGTTGTTTGGGCGGATTTGAGATAGCCGCGCTAACCGGCGCCTATATTGGCGCAGCACAAAAAGGCATCCCTGTACTGGTAGATGGTTTTATAACCACAGCCGCTGCGCTCATAGCCTGCAGATTAAACCCCAGCGTTTCAGATTGGCTGATTTTTGCGCATCAGTCCGCTGAGCCAGCACACGCATTGGTATTGGAATCACTCTACGCAAAACCCCTTTTGAATCTAGGCCTTCGGCTAGGCGAAGGCAGTGGTGCTGCTGTGGCGGTACCGCTTATAAAATCCGCCCTAGCTTTACACAATCAAATGGCCACCTTCGATGCCGCGGGTGTGAGTGACGCATGA
- the cobU gene encoding bifunctional adenosylcobinamide kinase/adenosylcobinamide-phosphate guanylyltransferase, with protein sequence MKQLILGGARSGKSRLAETRAKATGKKRVYLATGQAGDNEMAERIAIHKQSRETDWQLIEEPTLLSRALSVADSPETAIVVDCLTLWLSNCVEQSCFLKEKQKLLNTIYTLQADVFFVSNEVGSGIVPLGELSRTFVDESGWLHQALAEQCDTVTLVVAGLPLELKGASKS encoded by the coding sequence ATGAAGCAACTTATATTAGGTGGAGCGCGCAGCGGAAAAAGCCGTCTCGCCGAAACCCGCGCTAAGGCAACGGGAAAAAAACGAGTGTATCTTGCCACCGGCCAAGCCGGAGATAATGAGATGGCGGAGCGTATTGCCATACATAAACAATCACGCGAAACAGATTGGCAATTAATTGAAGAGCCTACCCTGCTTTCCCGTGCTTTATCGGTGGCCGATAGCCCAGAAACCGCCATAGTGGTTGATTGCCTAACGTTATGGCTGTCTAACTGTGTTGAGCAAAGCTGTTTTTTAAAAGAAAAACAAAAACTGCTAAACACCATCTACACACTTCAAGCTGATGTTTTTTTTGTTAGTAACGAAGTAGGTTCCGGCATTGTTCCTCTTGGAGAATTGTCTCGAACATTCGTTGATGAAAGCGGTTGGCTGCACCAGGCACTGGCTGAACAGTGCGATACTGTGACTCTGGTAGTGGCCGGGCTACCACTTGAACTTAAGGGCGCCTCTAAATCCTAA
- a CDS encoding FecCD family ABC transporter permease, translating to MLLTVETLQNHWYRILFCALLLVLTVALLSLAFGAVPISLENLFAVLAGKADQQTQLIIERLRIPRTLLALSVGAMLASCGAITQGLFRNPLADPSLIGVSAGASAGAAIVIVLLNTTQWSIAGLSLVTVGAFIGSILTVILVYRISTSSSGTSVTTMLLAGIAVTFLAGSLSNILEFIADNEMLKRITLWRMGGLDAADYTHVGIVAAVMLFVFCVIPFQYSALNALLLGESEARHLGVDVNRIKRRLIIIVAAGVGTSVALAGTISFIGLIVPHIVRMLIGPNHRYLIPLSAVLGALLLVVADTFARTVIAPTEMPVGLVTALIGAPVFISLLRKRYQYGMQ from the coding sequence ATGCTACTTACCGTTGAAACTTTGCAAAATCATTGGTATAGAATTTTATTTTGCGCATTACTGCTCGTACTGACGGTTGCCCTTCTTTCACTTGCTTTCGGTGCAGTTCCTATTTCTCTGGAAAATCTTTTTGCCGTACTTGCGGGTAAAGCCGACCAACAAACGCAGTTGATTATTGAACGATTGCGCATCCCCCGTACTTTGTTAGCGCTCTCGGTCGGCGCCATGCTTGCTAGCTGTGGCGCGATAACCCAGGGGCTTTTTCGCAATCCTCTTGCAGATCCATCTCTAATCGGCGTTAGTGCTGGCGCATCTGCCGGCGCCGCCATTGTTATTGTTTTATTGAATACAACACAGTGGTCAATTGCCGGACTTTCTCTGGTTACGGTTGGGGCTTTTATTGGCAGCATTCTCACGGTAATACTGGTTTATAGAATATCGACCAGCTCTAGCGGAACCTCTGTGACCACTATGCTTCTGGCGGGTATAGCCGTTACTTTTCTCGCCGGTAGCTTATCTAACATTTTGGAGTTTATTGCCGACAACGAAATGCTTAAACGTATTACCCTTTGGCGTATGGGTGGGCTTGATGCCGCCGACTATACACACGTAGGCATTGTAGCCGCGGTAATGCTGTTTGTGTTTTGCGTTATACCCTTTCAGTATTCTGCCCTTAACGCATTATTACTAGGTGAATCTGAGGCTCGGCACTTAGGTGTCGACGTTAATCGAATCAAAAGAAGACTCATCATTATTGTCGCCGCTGGCGTGGGCACTTCCGTTGCGCTGGCTGGCACAATTTCATTTATTGGCCTTATTGTGCCGCACATTGTACGTATGCTAATCGGTCCTAATCACCGTTATTTGATTCCGCTAAGCGCTGTTTTAGGTGCGTTATTATTAGTGGTGGCCGACACTTTTGCACGCACTGTTATCGCACCTACCGAAATGCCCGTAGGTCTCGTTACGGCACTCATCGGTGCACCTGTATTTATCTCGCTGCTGCGGAAACGCTACCAATACGGGATGCAATAA